In Alkaliphilus flagellatus, one DNA window encodes the following:
- a CDS encoding CD3073 family putative ECF transporter S component, protein MATRSTALGSTRIMIMASLGIVINIVLGTFVQGLQIPLIFLDTIGTIFVAATLGPIAGAMTGGLTNIIQGMITTPKNIPFAIVSIVVGIIVGLIAKKWNFGIKTAIVTGVILAIAAPAIGAPIAAFLFDGVTGGGTDAILMWLRASGQRLLPSVFITRVIGNFIDKIVSCILVSILIVSLPTNFKIGKETRNV, encoded by the coding sequence ATGGCTACTAGAAGTACTGCTTTGGGTTCAACTAGAATTATGATAATGGCATCTTTAGGTATTGTTATTAACATTGTTTTAGGTACTTTTGTTCAAGGATTGCAAATTCCATTAATATTCTTAGACACAATAGGAACAATTTTTGTAGCAGCAACCTTAGGACCTATTGCAGGGGCTATGACAGGAGGTTTAACTAATATTATTCAAGGTATGATAACTACTCCTAAAAATATACCATTTGCTATTGTAAGTATAGTAGTTGGGATAATAGTTGGTCTTATTGCTAAGAAGTGGAACTTTGGTATTAAAACAGCAATTGTTACTGGTGTTATTTTAGCTATTGCGGCGCCCGCTATAGGTGCACCAATAGCAGCTTTCTTATTTGACGGAGTAACTGGAGGAGGAACCGATGCTATACTTATGTGGTTACGTGCAAGTGGACAAAGACTTCTCCCTTCTGTTTTCATAACTAGAGTAATAGGTAATTTTATAGATAAAATAGTAAGTTGTATATTAGTGTCTATTTTAATAGTATCATTGCCTACTAATTTTAAAATAGGTAAGGAAACTAGAAATGTATAG
- a CDS encoding CD3072 family TudS-related putative desulfidase yields MYREKLIIYTAHCVLNQNAVINGWERAQGAFNDIIRILLDYNISIVQMPCPEFTFLGEDRPPKTKEEYDTPEYRQLCKELALRLVEQIVEYKKHDYKIIGLLGIGQSPSCDTMGKKGIFMEELFMLIEKEDLQLPTFDIPENYKEGEADEVVKQFKNFIEEKLHL; encoded by the coding sequence ATGTATAGAGAAAAATTGATAATCTATACTGCACATTGTGTTTTAAATCAGAATGCAGTAATTAATGGATGGGAAAGAGCTCAAGGTGCTTTTAATGATATTATTAGAATTTTATTAGATTATAATATATCAATAGTACAGATGCCCTGCCCAGAGTTTACATTTTTAGGAGAAGATCGTCCTCCAAAGACTAAAGAGGAGTATGATACACCTGAATATAGGCAATTATGTAAAGAATTAGCTTTAAGATTGGTAGAACAAATAGTTGAATATAAAAAGCATGACTATAAAATTATTGGACTTTTAGGAATAGGGCAAAGTCCTTCCTGCGACACTATGGGAAAAAAGGGAATCTTTATGGAAGAACTTTTTATGTTAATAGAGAAAGAAGATTTACAACTGCCTACCTTCGATATTCCAGAGAATTATAAGGAAGGAGAAGCTGATGAGGTAGTAAAACAATTTAAAAATTTTATTGAAGAAAAACTCCACCTTTAG
- a CDS encoding GntR family transcriptional regulator, whose product MRIIILNGSGQPIYDQITDQIKNLILNGELSEGEQLPSIRNLAKELQISVITTKRAYEELEREGFIETVAGKGSFVAVQDKELLREKKLQIIEEKLQSAVIEGKQLGLTIEELNEMLTILYGEVE is encoded by the coding sequence ATGAGAATAATTATTCTAAATGGATCAGGTCAGCCAATATATGACCAAATTACAGATCAGATTAAAAATTTAATTTTAAATGGAGAATTATCGGAAGGTGAACAATTGCCATCTATAAGAAATTTAGCAAAGGAGTTACAAATAAGTGTAATTACAACAAAGCGGGCCTATGAGGAACTGGAAAGAGAAGGTTTTATAGAAACTGTTGCTGGAAAAGGCTCCTTTGTAGCAGTTCAAGATAAAGAACTACTTAGAGAAAAAAAGCTACAAATAATTGAGGAAAAACTACAGAGTGCTGTTATAGAAGGAAAACAGTTAGGCTTAACTATTGAAGAATTAAATGAGATGCTTACAATACTTTATGGTGAGGTGGAATAG
- a CDS encoding ABC transporter ATP-binding protein has protein sequence MNYLLELKDVSKRYKEFQLNNISFNLEKGYIMGFIGPNGAGKSTTIKLIMNLIKKDGGQIKIFGKDYKKDEIAIKERIGFVYDENYFYEDLSLLDMKNIIAPFYKNWDEKTFQKYIKEFNLSLKQKIKELSKGMKMKYSLALALSHKADLIIMDEPTSGLDPIIRNELLEILYDIIQDEEKGILFSTHNTTDLDKIADYITFINDGKMLFSEPKDEIMNQYKIVKGGKEVLNFDTRKKLIGVKEHNYGFEALTTNSVLLKKELKNEIIIENATLEDIMLYTVRGNKK, from the coding sequence ATGAATTATTTATTAGAGTTAAAGGATGTATCAAAAAGGTATAAGGAATTTCAATTAAATAACATAAGCTTTAATTTAGAAAAAGGATATATTATGGGGTTTATTGGTCCTAATGGAGCTGGGAAAAGCACAACTATTAAACTTATAATGAACCTAATAAAAAAAGATGGAGGGCAAATTAAAATCTTTGGCAAGGATTATAAGAAGGATGAAATTGCGATAAAGGAAAGAATAGGCTTTGTATACGACGAAAATTATTTTTATGAAGATTTAAGTCTTCTAGACATGAAGAATATTATCGCACCTTTTTATAAAAATTGGGATGAAAAAACTTTTCAAAAATATATTAAAGAGTTTAACCTATCTTTAAAACAGAAAATTAAAGAATTATCTAAGGGGATGAAAATGAAGTATTCACTAGCCTTAGCCCTATCACATAAGGCAGATTTAATTATAATGGATGAGCCTACATCAGGGTTAGACCCCATTATAAGGAATGAGCTTTTGGAAATCTTGTATGATATTATACAAGATGAAGAAAAGGGAATTTTATTTTCTACTCACAACACTACAGATTTAGATAAGATTGCAGATTATATTACCTTTATTAACGATGGTAAAATGCTGTTTAGTGAACCAAAGGATGAAATAATGAATCAATATAAAATAGTGAAAGGCGGAAAAGAAGTTTTAAACTTTGATACAAGAAAAAAACTTATAGGAGTAAAAGAACACAATTACGGTTTTGAGGCTTTAACAACAAACAGTGTGCTATTAAAAAAAGAGCTAAAGAATGAAATAATAATTGAGAATGCTACATTAGAAGATATTATGTTATATACCGTTAGGGGGAATAAAAAATGA
- a CDS encoding ABC-2 transporter permease, with amino-acid sequence MINLIKKEFIIQKKYFLLLLGYSFFMLIAFSISSSDMAQSAYVAAAIGITYMFIQYSCSIDDQNKSEKILNSLPISRKKIVLSKYGAIMLFSMLSVIVVGLAGMLVLKLSFTYIRIIELENIVAILSIAWMLAAIYLPVYFKFGYIKAKVFNMIIFFIFFFGPMFAKNYLQKYIGSSSMESSLNFIASNGPIAIAGITLFTAMILVIVSAIISTKIYSNREFN; translated from the coding sequence ATGATTAATTTAATAAAAAAAGAATTTATAATCCAAAAAAAATATTTTTTATTATTGCTTGGATATAGTTTTTTTATGCTTATAGCATTTTCAATATCTTCGTCAGATATGGCTCAGTCGGCTTATGTGGCAGCAGCTATAGGAATAACCTATATGTTTATTCAATATTCATGTTCTATCGATGATCAAAATAAAAGTGAAAAAATATTAAATAGTTTACCTATTAGTCGTAAAAAAATTGTACTTTCAAAATATGGAGCTATAATGCTATTTTCTATGTTATCTGTTATTGTAGTAGGATTAGCAGGAATGTTAGTTTTAAAATTGTCTTTCACTTATATTCGAATAATAGAATTAGAAAACATTGTTGCTATTCTTTCAATTGCTTGGATGCTGGCAGCCATTTATCTACCTGTTTACTTTAAATTTGGATATATAAAAGCAAAAGTATTTAATATGATTATATTTTTCATTTTCTTCTTCGGTCCAATGTTCGCTAAGAATTATTTGCAAAAATATATAGGTAGTTCCTCTATGGAGTCTAGTTTGAATTTTATAGCAAGTAATGGTCCTATTGCTATTGCTGGAATAACTTTATTTACCGCTATGATTCTTGTAATTGTTTCTGCTATAATATCAACAAAGATATATTCAAATAGAGAGTTTAACTAA
- a CDS encoding ABC transporter ATP-binding protein, whose translation MNLLDIQSLSGGYDKVKILNQVSFQVKPGEILGLIGPNGAGKTTIIKSILGILPPIDGEIKMLQYNIKEDPLEFKKRIAYVPEVPLLYDEMTLLEHLEFTAMSHGLDKETFEKRMMELLKIFRLKDKLHHFPNSFSKGMKQKVMIMCAFLYDPSVYIIDEPFVGLDPKATKDFIDIIKLKREAGKGVLMCTHVLDTAEKICDRFILINSGIIEATGTMEELRKYAEIEYGSLADIYDRLVSDSE comes from the coding sequence GTGAATTTACTAGATATACAAAGCTTATCTGGAGGATACGATAAAGTAAAGATATTAAATCAAGTATCCTTCCAGGTGAAGCCAGGAGAAATTTTAGGATTAATTGGACCAAATGGTGCTGGTAAAACAACAATTATAAAAAGTATATTGGGGATTTTGCCTCCTATAGATGGAGAAATTAAAATGCTACAATATAATATTAAGGAAGATCCTCTTGAATTTAAAAAACGAATTGCCTATGTTCCTGAGGTCCCTTTACTATATGATGAGATGACCCTTTTGGAACACTTAGAGTTTACAGCAATGTCCCATGGATTAGATAAGGAAACTTTTGAAAAAAGAATGATGGAGCTATTAAAAATATTTAGGTTAAAGGATAAGCTCCATCATTTTCCTAATTCATTTTCAAAGGGTATGAAGCAAAAGGTTATGATTATGTGTGCTTTTTTATATGATCCTTCTGTATATATTATAGACGAACCTTTTGTAGGACTAGATCCGAAGGCAACTAAGGACTTTATAGATATAATAAAGCTAAAGAGAGAAGCAGGCAAGGGAGTTTTAATGTGTACCCATGTATTGGATACAGCTGAAAAAATATGTGATAGGTTTATATTAATTAATTCCGGCATAATTGAAGCTACAGGTACTATGGAGGAGCTAAGAAAGTATGCGGAAATAGAATATGGAAGTCTAGCAGATATATATGACAGATTGGTGAGTGATAGCGAATGA
- a CDS encoding ABC transporter permease: protein MNPILLIWKKRITYLAKLYYKFISFQIDGVILLYLLGIIGVLGFYSKEIILEIMGYLSVGYMAIIPQMILVLSLVSGNLVGYLKLADQVFLSPLNIDGRRFLRYSHTLSAGIYVLIWSLIWTLLYFYYRIYFNATINIYLVVLVCGSILRLAILNFKFTLWNKQGRWKRRIYSTLFYSVVSSLIAWILPILTQGYISRLKIVIYFSSSIIILIISQLIKNDVLIDWERLINEETNKRVQNFAFLLKESSKEKKASRVRTIPIFSGRKILPFHQTGALLLLYFKILQRGKGNLTLLLQMYFAILAGITFGDRLVTSSGVVEIHTFTIISIVLTAYIVGDFLSSIWINLKEDTWFQIYPYTLKQKIRAIKLGPTIILVAFLILLSIPLSLLNGWIFNPIIDFIGISILSIIIVEIHSYLLISKLKVY, encoded by the coding sequence ATGAATCCAATCTTATTAATATGGAAAAAACGGATAACTTATCTAGCAAAGCTATACTATAAATTTATATCTTTTCAAATAGATGGAGTTATCTTGTTATATTTGTTAGGAATAATTGGGGTGTTAGGATTTTATTCTAAGGAAATTATATTGGAGATTATGGGATATTTATCTGTAGGTTACATGGCTATAATACCACAGATGATATTAGTATTAAGTCTTGTATCTGGAAATCTTGTTGGATATTTGAAATTGGCAGATCAAGTGTTTTTATCACCTTTAAATATAGATGGTAGACGGTTTCTTAGGTATTCCCATACACTAAGTGCAGGAATATATGTACTAATATGGTCTTTAATATGGACTCTTTTATATTTTTATTATCGCATTTACTTTAATGCAACAATTAATATATACTTGGTTGTCTTAGTATGTGGATCAATATTAAGGCTAGCTATTTTAAACTTTAAATTTACTCTATGGAATAAACAGGGAAGATGGAAAAGAAGAATATATAGTACTCTGTTTTATTCTGTAGTGTCTAGTCTTATAGCATGGATTTTACCCATATTAACTCAAGGTTATATATCAAGGCTTAAAATAGTAATATATTTTAGCAGTTCAATAATTATTCTAATAATATCTCAATTAATTAAAAATGATGTTTTAATTGATTGGGAGAGACTAATTAATGAGGAAACAAACAAAAGAGTTCAGAATTTTGCATTTCTACTTAAGGAATCTTCTAAGGAAAAGAAAGCATCTAGGGTAAGGACCATTCCGATTTTTAGTGGTAGAAAAATATTACCCTTTCACCAGACTGGTGCACTATTATTACTATATTTTAAAATACTACAAAGGGGAAAGGGCAATCTTACTTTATTATTACAAATGTACTTTGCTATTTTAGCAGGTATTACTTTTGGTGATAGGCTAGTAACTAGTAGTGGTGTTGTAGAAATCCATACATTTACAATAATAAGCATTGTATTAACAGCCTACATAGTTGGGGATTTTTTATCATCCATATGGATTAATCTAAAGGAAGATACATGGTTTCAAATCTATCCGTATACACTTAAACAAAAAATAAGAGCTATTAAGCTGGGACCAACTATTATATTAGTAGCATTTTTAATATTACTGAGTATACCGTTGAGTTTATTGAACGGATGGATTTTTAATCCTATTATAGATTTTATCGGAATTTCGATTTTATCAATAATTATTGTAGAAATTCATAGTTATTTATTAATCTCAAAATTAAAAGTATATTAA
- a CDS encoding ECF transporter S component, whose translation MMNRQLQSNKIQDLTILGLLIALVAVSTMLIKIPVVSTEGYIHLGDSMIFLASIMFGKKKGAIAGGLGSAMADLLLGYTHWILPTLIIKGLMGYGIGAISDQENDNIINFRNSGALVFGASWMVFGYFIAGGIMKGSFVVSATSIPANLVQGFVGALLFIPIGIALKKTKYFKQYVLK comes from the coding sequence ATGATGAATAGACAATTACAATCTAATAAGATACAAGATTTAACAATCTTAGGTCTTTTAATTGCTTTGGTAGCTGTATCTACAATGCTGATTAAAATTCCAGTTGTTTCTACGGAAGGGTACATTCATTTGGGCGATAGTATGATTTTTCTAGCATCAATTATGTTTGGTAAAAAGAAAGGTGCTATTGCTGGGGGATTAGGATCCGCTATGGCAGATTTACTTCTTGGGTATACTCATTGGATATTACCAACACTTATTATTAAAGGTCTAATGGGATATGGTATTGGTGCTATTTCAGATCAAGAAAATGATAATATAATTAACTTTAGAAATAGTGGTGCTTTAGTATTTGGAGCTAGTTGGATGGTATTTGGTTACTTTATTGCAGGAGGAATTATGAAGGGAAGCTTTGTGGTTTCAGCAACTAGTATACCAGCAAATTTAGTTCAAGGTTTTGTAGGCGCTTTATTATTCATACCAATAGGTATTGCTCTTAAAAAAACTAAATATTTTAAGCAATATGTGTTAAAATAA
- a CDS encoding peptide chain release factor 3, which yields MTNANSSFLNEVNRRRTFAIISHPDAGKTTLTEKLLLYGGAIRLAGSVKARRAQKHAVSDWMEIEKQRGISVTSSVLQFEYNNYCVNILDTPGHQDFSEDTYRTLMAADSAVMVIDCAKGVEPQTKKLFQVCKMRGIPIFTFVNKLDRAGKDPFEIMEEIEKVLGIRSYPMNWPIGTDGDFKGVFDRQKQQIEVFHEKNHGQSVVESTAGDVTDPAFRDLLGVDLHNRLMEEIELLDMAGDDYDLNKILKGELTPMFFGSAMTTFGVKPFLEYFLKMTNSPSGRMSNHGEITPESENFTGFVFKIQANMNPAHRDRIAFIRICSGEFQKGMEVDHVRINKKVRLSQPQQFLAQDRVVVEKAYPGDIIGIHDPGIFNIGDTLCQDGSKTKYEGIPVFASEHFAKIYAKDSMKRKQFLKGITQLAEEGAIQVFRQLYIGTEELIIGVVGVLQFEVLEYRLQNEYGVDIKMQQLPYRYIRWVEMKDFDPDTFKTTTDTLIVEDDEERPVLLFQNEWSIQRVAERNPNATLKEISIK from the coding sequence ATGACAAATGCAAATTCATCTTTTTTAAATGAAGTTAATAGAAGAAGAACCTTTGCGATTATCTCACATCCCGATGCGGGTAAAACAACCTTGACAGAAAAACTATTGCTTTATGGTGGAGCTATTCGTTTGGCTGGTTCTGTAAAGGCTAGGAGAGCGCAAAAACATGCAGTATCTGATTGGATGGAAATCGAGAAGCAAAGAGGTATTTCTGTTACCTCCAGTGTACTTCAATTTGAGTATAACAACTATTGCGTTAATATACTAGACACCCCAGGTCACCAAGACTTTAGTGAGGATACTTATCGTACATTAATGGCAGCGGATAGTGCTGTAATGGTAATTGACTGTGCTAAAGGTGTAGAGCCACAGACAAAAAAGCTATTTCAAGTATGTAAAATGAGAGGTATACCTATTTTCACATTTGTAAATAAGCTAGACCGTGCAGGTAAAGATCCATTTGAGATTATGGAGGAAATTGAAAAGGTATTAGGTATTAGATCTTACCCTATGAACTGGCCAATAGGTACTGATGGTGACTTTAAAGGAGTATTCGATCGTCAAAAGCAACAAATAGAAGTATTTCATGAAAAGAATCATGGTCAAAGTGTAGTAGAATCTACAGCTGGAGATGTAACAGATCCTGCTTTTAGAGATTTACTAGGTGTAGATTTACACAATCGATTGATGGAAGAAATTGAGCTGCTTGATATGGCTGGGGATGATTATGATTTAAACAAAATTCTAAAGGGTGAGCTAACTCCTATGTTCTTTGGTAGTGCGATGACTACCTTTGGAGTAAAGCCATTTTTAGAATATTTCTTAAAAATGACAAATTCTCCATCCGGTAGAATGAGTAATCATGGAGAGATTACTCCAGAGTCTGAAAACTTTACGGGCTTTGTATTTAAAATTCAAGCTAATATGAATCCAGCCCATCGTGACCGTATAGCTTTTATTCGTATTTGTTCAGGAGAATTCCAAAAGGGTATGGAAGTTGATCATGTGCGAATAAATAAAAAGGTAAGATTATCACAACCCCAACAATTTTTAGCTCAAGATAGGGTAGTAGTAGAAAAGGCTTATCCTGGAGATATTATAGGTATTCACGACCCAGGTATATTTAATATCGGAGATACCTTGTGTCAAGATGGATCAAAGACCAAATATGAAGGAATTCCTGTGTTTGCTTCTGAGCATTTTGCCAAGATATATGCAAAGGATTCTATGAAGAGAAAACAATTTTTAAAGGGTATTACACAGCTAGCAGAAGAAGGTGCTATTCAAGTATTTAGGCAGTTATACATTGGAACAGAGGAACTAATAATAGGTGTAGTTGGTGTACTTCAGTTTGAAGTATTAGAATATCGTCTTCAAAATGAATACGGGGTAGATATTAAAATGCAGCAACTACCTTATAGATATATTCGTTGGGTAGAAATGAAGGACTTTGACCCAGATACATTTAAGACAACAACTGATACATTGATTGTAGAAGATGATGAAGAAAGACCAGTATTATTATTCCAAAATGAATGGTCAATACAGAGAGTAGCAGAGCGTAATCCCAATGCTACATTAAAGGAAATTTCCATAAAATAG
- a CDS encoding sigma-54 interaction domain-containing protein, translating to MINMNSNKNDFKTKLDLEVFKTVLNFSYSGIVVINKDKIIVNINKWAEEFLNMPIPEMLYKETTDFFPDSDLVKVLQTGEVHKNRLAIRNNKKIIINRIPIYSDNEIIGAVALFQDVNKIQENEMDIRNKIIDTGFFAKYNFDDIIHKSQNMADVIKIAKIYAKTSSAILINGESGTGKELFAQSIHNYSDRKDCPFVALNCTTLPESILESELFGYSEASFTGAKKGGKMGLFQQAHRGTIFLDEIGEIPLSVQAKLLRVLQEKQIRPIGSNKIIPVDVRIISATNKNLIEEVEKGNFRLDLMYRLNVLNLKIPPLRERKEDIILFSINYFTKVNHALYSKNKKTIMNILNLLSNHDFPGNIRELENVLSRLTLLLEANLLKDDLNMVIDQLIDKYSSSSIQNINNNVSLTLENTEKQEIIDLLIQMKGSKNDVAKHMGISRSTLWKKIKKYNIN from the coding sequence ATGATAAATATGAATTCAAATAAAAATGATTTTAAAACCAAACTTGATTTAGAAGTATTTAAAACTGTTTTAAATTTTTCTTACAGCGGTATTGTAGTAATTAATAAGGACAAGATTATAGTAAATATCAATAAGTGGGCCGAAGAATTTTTAAATATGCCTATTCCAGAAATGTTATACAAGGAAACAACGGATTTTTTTCCTGATTCTGACTTGGTTAAAGTTTTACAAACTGGGGAAGTACACAAAAACAGACTAGCTATAAGAAATAACAAAAAAATAATTATAAACAGAATTCCTATTTATAGTGATAATGAAATTATAGGAGCAGTAGCATTGTTTCAAGATGTTAATAAAATACAGGAAAATGAAATGGATATCAGAAATAAAATTATAGATACAGGATTTTTTGCTAAATATAATTTTGATGATATTATACACAAGAGCCAAAACATGGCAGACGTAATTAAAATAGCCAAAATCTATGCAAAAACATCATCAGCTATTTTGATAAATGGCGAGAGTGGAACGGGAAAAGAGCTATTTGCACAAAGTATCCATAATTATAGTGATAGAAAAGATTGTCCTTTTGTTGCTTTAAACTGCACCACCTTACCTGAAAGTATTTTAGAATCAGAACTTTTCGGATACTCTGAAGCTTCCTTTACGGGTGCCAAGAAAGGAGGTAAAATGGGTTTATTTCAGCAAGCACATAGAGGTACAATATTTTTAGATGAAATAGGTGAAATACCTTTGTCCGTTCAGGCTAAATTATTAAGGGTTCTTCAGGAAAAGCAAATTAGACCAATAGGAAGCAATAAAATAATACCAGTAGATGTTAGGATTATTTCCGCTACAAATAAAAATCTAATTGAAGAAGTTGAAAAAGGGAATTTTAGATTGGATTTAATGTATCGTTTAAATGTCTTAAACCTTAAAATACCTCCTTTAAGAGAAAGAAAAGAAGATATAATTCTTTTTTCTATTAACTACTTTACAAAAGTCAATCATGCATTATATTCAAAAAACAAAAAAACAATAATGAATATTTTAAATTTACTTTCTAATCATGATTTTCCGGGAAATATAAGGGAACTTGAAAATGTTCTTAGTCGTTTAACACTTTTATTAGAAGCAAATTTATTAAAAGATGATTTAAATATGGTTATTGATCAACTTATTGATAAGTATTCCTCTTCATCAATTCAAAATATTAATAATAATGTAAGTTTAACTCTTGAGAACACAGAAAAACAGGAGATTATTGATTTACTTATACAAATGAAAGGATCTAAAAATGATGTTGCTAAACATATGGGTATAAGTCGCTCTACATTATGGAAAAAGATAAAAAAGTATAATATTAATTAA
- a CDS encoding CaiB/BaiF CoA transferase family protein, with product MKNRGALEGIKILDLTRVLAGPFCTMMLADMGAEVIKIEIPGKGDDTRNFGPYKNGESLYYANVNRNKKGITLNLKKPEGKELFLEMVKNADVVVENYRPGVMDKLGLGYDVLSEVNDKIIYAAVSGFGSYGPYSDRPGYDIIAQAMGGLMAISGWPGGNPTRVGNAMGDVLGGLSLTIGVLAALNGRHVTGKGQRVDVSLVDSVVASLETGTQRYFASGEIPEKLGNRYAAAYPYDSFQAKDGFFVIGCGNQKLYEILCQVMKKPELITDERFATMADRNQNHVELKEIIEQWSINFTIDEAVDTILGAGVPAAPIYDMKRLTEDEHIANVREMFVDVHHPIIGDMKVNGCHVKLSDTKPTIKCAAPTLGQDNEEVYKSILNLSKEQLDELKNNGII from the coding sequence ATGAAAAACAGAGGAGCATTAGAAGGAATTAAAATTTTAGATTTGACTCGAGTATTGGCAGGACCATTTTGCACAATGATGTTGGCGGATATGGGAGCTGAGGTAATAAAAATAGAAATACCAGGTAAAGGCGATGACACAAGAAACTTTGGACCATATAAAAATGGTGAAAGTTTATATTACGCCAATGTAAACAGAAATAAAAAAGGTATCACATTAAATCTAAAGAAGCCTGAGGGTAAAGAATTATTCTTAGAAATGGTTAAAAACGCTGATGTAGTAGTTGAAAATTATAGGCCAGGAGTTATGGATAAGTTAGGCTTAGGTTATGATGTTCTTTCAGAAGTGAATGATAAGATTATTTATGCTGCAGTATCAGGATTTGGAAGTTATGGACCTTATTCAGACCGACCAGGATATGATATTATTGCACAAGCAATGGGCGGTCTTATGGCTATTTCTGGTTGGCCAGGAGGGAATCCTACAAGAGTTGGAAATGCAATGGGAGATGTTTTAGGTGGTCTATCACTTACAATTGGTGTATTAGCAGCTCTTAATGGAAGACATGTTACAGGAAAAGGGCAAAGAGTAGACGTTTCATTAGTTGATTCAGTTGTAGCAAGTTTAGAAACAGGAACACAAAGATATTTTGCTTCAGGTGAAATACCAGAAAAACTTGGAAATAGATATGCAGCTGCTTATCCTTATGACTCATTCCAAGCTAAAGATGGTTTCTTTGTTATCGGATGTGGAAACCAAAAGCTGTATGAGATTTTATGTCAGGTAATGAAGAAACCAGAATTAATCACAGATGAAAGATTTGCTACTATGGCGGATAGAAACCAAAATCATGTAGAATTAAAGGAAATAATAGAACAGTGGTCAATAAACTTTACCATAGATGAAGCAGTCGACACAATATTAGGAGCTGGAGTACCTGCGGCACCAATCTATGATATGAAGAGATTAACTGAGGACGAACATATAGCAAATGTAAGAGAAATGTTTGTTGATGTTCATCATCCAATTATAGGAGATATGAAGGTTAATGGATGCCATGTAAAACTTTCTGATACAAAACCTACTATTAAATGCGCAGCACCTACATTAGGTCAGGATAATGAAGAAGTTTATAAAAGTATATTGAACTTAAGCAAAGAACAATTAGATGAATTAAAAAATAATGGAATAATATAA